GTTGTCCTCTGAACAGGGCACCCTGATCTCTGGTGTGGCCACTGCAGGGGGCAGATCCTCCAGGTAAGAGGAAAGAGGTCTTTGGTCTCTTGAGAGGATCTCCAGAAGCCTGCAGGCAGCATAGAGCGCATCATCGTATCCGAAATAGCGGTCTGCAAAAAAAAGATGTCCACTCATCTCGCCTGCCAGCAAGGCTTTTTCTTGTTTCATCTTACTCTTGATGAGAGAATGGCCTGTCTTCCACATGACAGCCCTTCCCCCCCTGGAGGCGATGTCATCATACATGCGTTGGGAACATTTGACCTCCCCTATGAAAGTGGCACCTGGTGTGTTCTTCAAGATGTCCCTGGCAAAAATAACCATGAGCATGTCCCCGGGGATGACCTCACCCCTTTGGTCCACAACGCCCAAACGGTCCCCGTCCCCATCAAAAGCAATGCCCAGCTCCAGGTGCTCCTCCAAGACGATCTGCCTCAGATCAGAAAGATTCTCCAGGACCGTGGGATCAGGATCATGATTGGGAAATCTGCCGTCGGGCTCCATGTAAAGCTCTATGGGTGCGCATCCCAGGGCTTTAAGAACAACTCCTGCGGTGAGACCCACGGTCCCGTTGCCGCAATCCACGGCGAGCTTCACGGGCCTCTCTAGCCTCAGGTTGCCTGCCAGATGGCTGCAATAGGCACTCAGAACATCATGGCTGGACAGGCTCCCCTCTCCTGAGAGGAAACTGCCTTCCTCCACCATGCACCTGAGTTCCTGAAGCTGTGCTCCGAATATGGTGTCTGTGCCCACGCACACCTTGAAGCCATTGTACTGGGGAGGGTTGTGGCTGGCAGTTATCATGACTCCGCCGTCCAATCCCAGGTGTCGTATGGCAAAGTAAAGCACAGGAGTAGGGCACATGCCTGCATCTATTACATCAAGGCCAGATTTCAAAATCCCCCTGATCAGCATTTCCCTGATTTGGGGAGAACTAAGCCTGCAGTCCCTCCCCACGACCACTGTTTTTCCTCCCCTGGCTCTCAGAAAAGTGCCGTATGCCCGCCCCAGGAGCTCCACCTCCTCAAGGGTAAAATCCTCTCCCACTATTCCCCGGACGTCATATTCTCTAAAGATTCCTGGATTCAAGGCTGCCACTCCTCCTTTTACGAACTCTGCCCACCCTTGCTCACCTCACCCCTTAGGCTCCCAAATGGACCTTGGTTCCCAGAGCTTGAGTCAGTTCAAAAGGCACACCGGCCTTGGCTCTGACACCCAGAAATGTTTCAAACCATCTCGGATCTGAGCATGCACAGCACTTGGGAATCATTGGCTTCCAAGGAGCTCTGGTCAGGCCAAAGACCAGGATAAGCTTAACTCATTGACCAGGTTCCGTGATGTTGGGGACCATCTCCAAAACCCCTTGCCGAAACTTGCTCTTTTCAGGGTCCACACCTGGTTCAACTCCAATAGGATCAGGGTCGTGTGTCAGGATATGGACAGGCCATGGCCTTGTCCACTCTCTTTGGATGAGGCCGAGCAGACATCCTTGCTTAGAACTCCGGAGCCAACACCACCGGCCTGCCGCTCTTTGCTGAATCCAAGGCCAGCTCATAGGCTTGTCCATATTGCTGTGCCACAACTTCCCATGAAACCACCTCCTCCAGATATCGACGTAGTTTCTCCCCCAGCTCTAGCCTCAGCTTCTCGTCACAGGCCAGCCTTACTACTTTTCTTCGCAACATCTCCTTGGTGGTGAAAAGAAGTCCCCCTTCGCTTTCCAGAGTTTGAGCCGTTAATCCCTCCAAGGGGGCGGTAGTGATGTAAGGCTTGTTCAGGGCTATGACCCTGGCAAGAGTACCAGACTGGGTTTCATCCACAGAGGGAATCACTACAAAATCGCAAAGGGCCAAGACCTTGTAATATATATCCCCTCTCGGGACAAACTCAAAGTAGTGAGCCAGACCCTTCCGTTCTAGCTCCAGTGCTTCCCCCTTCCATTTCTCGTACTTGACCTGATCATTAGGGTCCCTCATGGTGCCCGCTGCCAGAAGATCCCAATCCTGACCCGTAATTGAAAGGATTTCCCTGTGGATCTCCTCCCACATGGAGAGAAGTATGTCCCACCTCTTGTTGGATTGTATCCACCCCACCATGCCCACCAGATGCTCCGAAAGGTCTGCATGGGCCAGACCCAGTTCTTGCCTCAACTTGGGAACCTGCTCTATTGCCCAC
This genomic window from bacterium contains:
- a CDS encoding phosphomannomutase/phosphoglucomutase, producing the protein MNPGIFREYDVRGIVGEDFTLEEVELLGRAYGTFLRARGGKTVVVGRDCRLSSPQIREMLIRGILKSGLDVIDAGMCPTPVLYFAIRHLGLDGGVMITASHNPPQYNGFKVCVGTDTIFGAQLQELRCMVEEGSFLSGEGSLSSHDVLSAYCSHLAGNLRLERPVKLAVDCGNGTVGLTAGVVLKALGCAPIELYMEPDGRFPNHDPDPTVLENLSDLRQIVLEEHLELGIAFDGDGDRLGVVDQRGEVIPGDMLMVIFARDILKNTPGATFIGEVKCSQRMYDDIASRGGRAVMWKTGHSLIKSKMKQEKALLAGEMSGHLFFADRYFGYDDALYAACRLLEILSRDQRPLSSYLEDLPPAVATPEIRVPCSEDNKFQVVERVREILRKSHPVIDIDGVRVLFPGGWGLVRASNTSPVLVLRFEAKDDRQLMEIRAFVEQVLQDAMVQGG
- a CDS encoding glycosyltransferase; the encoded protein is MRNPIVLVSSHPPRLCGIATFTEEAREFIQKAQKEREVLVVSHTDGRGEGVFPLIDMSRHDWWRPVAEKIRQLRPYVVHIQHEYGLYEYRDYRGVGDGNQGFLTLLEALQDLPIVVEPHTVHGRLRDFEANFIHQVCRRSHVVLLKCHYQKWRLDWTFSGLGWKTPTNLMVVPHGARPDRRWAIEQVPKLRQELGLAHADLSEHLVGMVGWIQSNKRWDILLSMWEEIHREILSITGQDWDLLAAGTMRDPNDQVKYEKWKGEALELERKGLAHYFEFVPRGDIYYKVLALCDFVVIPSVDETQSGTLARVIALNKPYITTAPLEGLTAQTLESEGGLLFTTKEMLRRKVVRLACDEKLRLELGEKLRRYLEEVVSWEVVAQQYGQAYELALDSAKSGRPVVLAPEF